The genomic stretch TGTGCGTATTTCATTGCAAATATAATGTAATTAACTGTAAGAAAAGACTTAAGTGCCTTGATGTTTATAAAACAAAACGAAAGATCTTAACACCATTCAATTACTTTTTTTCCAAAATCAATAGGAATTGGTCCGCCAGTACAACCGCCAAATTCATCAATCTGTGCATCAGTTTCTATATCGCCAATAATCCATTTACCAGATTTGTGCTTCATCAAAATACCTTCTGTAAGTAAATTTTCATCTGTAAGTTTTTCTTCTCCTTTTTTCTGTCTTACTACAATCTTGTTTCCAGAAATCGTAACGGTACACGTGCCGTTTTTCATTCTTCCACCAAACTCACTAAAATAAAGTTCGTATGTAAATGTTCCTTGCGGAATTTCATTCACTACATTTTCTACCATAACTACACTATTTTCGGTAGTTTTTCTTTTCTCAGATGTACACGACAAAAAAGAAAATAATATTACAAAACATAATATACTTTTCATAACGTGAAGATAATTAATAACGAGATTATTCAAACCTAAAATAAAAAAATAGTTTAAAAGTTGAAAGGTTTATAAGTTTATTTCATTGGTTAAATATTTTCATACTAACATACTAACATACTAACATACTAACAATCCAAGAGCAAAATTTCAGTTTAAAAGTTGAAAGGTTTATAAGTTTATTCCATTGGTTAAATATTTTCATACTAACATACTAACATACTAACATACTAACATACTAACATACTAACATACCAAAAATCCATAAAAAACCAAAACTTATATGCATTGCTGTTTGCTTTTTCTTAATTTCGCAATCTCAAAAAAGAATAGATGATTAGCGTAGATAATATTGCCGTAGAATTTAGTGGAACAACCTTGTTTAGCGATGTAAATTTCGTCATTAATGAAAATGATAAAATTGCCCTAATGGGGAAAAATGGCGCAGGAAAATCCACGATGATGAAAATTGTTGCGGGCGCACAAACTGCCACACGCGGAAAGGTAAATAGTCCAAAAGACACGGTAATTGCATATTTGCCACAGCATTTGTTGATGGAAGATGATTGCACTGTGTTTGATGAAGCGTCAAAAGCTTTTCAGCAGATTTTTACAATGCGCGATCAAATGGAAAAGCTCAATAAAGAACTGGAAACGCGCACCGATTACGAAAGTGATGCGTACATGAAAATCATTGAGCAAGTTTCAGAATTGGGCGAACAATTTTACGCATTAGAAGAAATAAATTATGATGCAGAAGTTGAAAAAGCATTAAAAGGACTTGGTTTTAAACAAGATGATTTTCAACGAATGACAAGCGAATTTAGTGGCGGATGGCGTATGCGAATTGAGCTAGCAAAAATTCTACTTCAAAAACCAGATTTAATTCTGCTTGATGAACCAACGAATCATATTGACATTGAATCTGTAATTTGGTTGGAAGATTTCTTAGTAAATAAAGCTAATGCTGTAATGGTAATTTCGCATGACAGAGCATTTATTGACAACATTACAAATCGTACAATTGAAGTTACGATGGGACGTATTTACGATTACAAAGCCAACTATTCACACTATATACAATTACGCGCTGATCGTAGAACGCATCAAATAAAAGCATACCAAGAACAACAAAGATATATTGCAGACAATCAGACGTTTATTGATCGTTTTAAAGGAACATTTTCGAAGACGAACCAAGTTGCTTCACGGGTTCGAATGTTGGAAAAATTGCAAATCATTGAAATTGATGAGGTTGATAATTCAGCATTAAAACTAAAATTTCCGCCTGCGCCACGTTCTGGAGATTATCCAATTATTGTAGAAGAACTGACAAAGAAATACGACGATCATATTGTATTTAAAAATGCAAGTTTCTCTATTGCACGTGGCGAAAAAGTATCGTTTGTTGGACGAAACGGAGAAGGAAAATCGACGATGATTAAATCTATTTTAGGCGAAATTGAGCAAGAAGGAAAATGCACGCTTGGGCACAATGTGAAAGTTGGGTATTTTGCGCAAAATCAAGCTTCTTTATTAGATCAAGATTTAACTATTTTCCAAACGGTTGATGACGTTGCAAAAGGAGATGTTCGTACGCAAATCAAAAATATATTAGGTCAATTCATGTTTAAAGGCGATGATATTGACAAAAAAGTAAGTGTACTTTCTGGAGGAGAAAAAACGCGTTTGGCAATGGTAAAATTATTGTTAGAACCTGTAAACCTCTTGATTTTGGATGAACCAACAAACCATTTAGACTTACGCTCAAAAGACATTTTAAAAGACGCTTTAAAAGCATTTGATGGAACATTAATCTTAGTTTCTCACGATCGTGATTTCTTGCAAGGATTATCTCAAAAAGTATTCGAATTCAAAGAAAAACGTGTACTTGAGCACTTTGAAACGATTGATGCTTTCTTGGAGCGAAATCGAATCAAAAGTATCAAAGAAATTGATTTGAAGGCGTAAGTTGTAAAATCAGTTTTTTATGTGTAAGATTTATAAATCCTGCACAAGTGTAATTTTTTCTCTCATAAATTGTTTTTAAATTCAATCATCATTAACATTTTAAAACCAATTTATTATGAAAAAAAAGGATCTTAAATTATTAAAACTCAACAAGAATTCCATTTCAAGTTTTGAAGATATTCATGTTTTGGGTGGAGCTACTGGTAAATGTAATTTTTCTATTAAACGATTATGTTCATCTCAGTTATATCAAGATTGTACAGTCACTTATGACGTTTGTGTAACTATGCTTAGATTCTCCTGTGGACAATTTTAAAAAGAATGCGAACTACGGTTCGCTTTTTTTACGACGCAACTAATTAATTAATAATTAGAAGATAAAAATCATTCCATAAAAATCATACTATCGCTATCAATATTTGTTTTTTTGTTGAATTGAAACTCAAAGAAATCAGCTTCTCCTTTTTTGGCAGAAACAAAAGTAGAAGTTCTACCCATTTCTAGATTTTCGTTGTCAAACACCTTAAGTGAAAGTGTTTCATCAAAATCTTGATCAAAAATTAGATACACATTCAGAATATTATCTGAACCGCCAACGGAATTACTCAATGTAATCTTACCAAAAGAAACACCTTTGTTAGTGATTTCTTCGCTTGCGCTGATATTTATTTTAAACGATTTCTCAACACCTTCTGACAAACCTTTTCCAAATTCGCCAACAGATTCACCAACGATTTTTCCACCTTCTTTAATAGCACTTTTTGTTGTCTCTTTCACTTTCGAACAAGAAAAACATACAAAACACATCAATAGTACAGCAAAAAAAGCTTTCATTTTCAAGGATTTTAATTTGAGTGGAAAGATACAAAATCACTCACGACTACAGTTTTAAATAACTCAAAATCTAGTTAGGAGTTAAAAGTTTAAAAGTTTATAAGTTTTTCTGAATTGTGAATAATTCAAATACCAAGAGCGTAGCGATCACTTCGACTCCGCTCAATGTCAGCAAACTTGGAAGTCTAAAAGCGAAGCGGTACTAAAGGCGAAGCCGTTTCCAAGAGATTCCCGTCTACGCGGGAACGAGTCCAAAAGCGAAGCGAGTCTAATTAAAAAATCATCTTTCGTTTTCTGACTAACAACCAAATCACAACAGGCGCGCCAATTATTGACGTAATCGCGTTAATTGGCAATGTAATTTCACTAAACGGAACTTGCGCAATACTATCACAAATTAGCATTAAAATTGCACCAATTAAACAAACACTTGGAACTAAAATTTTATGATTTGTCGTGTTAAAAAACAAGCGAGTTATATGCGGAACTGCCAAACCAATAAAAGCAATTGGTCCTACAAAAGCAGTACAACTTCCTGCCATAAAGCTAGTCGCAATAATAATTATATACCGAGAAGTTTTAATATTAATTCCTAAACTACGTGCGTAATTTTCGCCCAAAAGAAAGGCATTCAATGATTTTATAGAAACAATACTCAATCCAATTCCGGCAACAATCAAACTACCAAGAATACTCAGTTCTTCCCAATCTAAATTTCCTAATGAACCGAGTGTCCACATCATAAATTGCTTCAATTCGTCCGCATCACTAAAATAGGTCAAAACGCTTACAATTGCGCCAGTTATGCTTCCAAACATCAATCCGATAATAAGAATAGACATCGTATCTTTTACGCGATAAGAAACTGCAATTACCGTCAATAACACCAAAAAACTTCCCAAACTTGCCGCAATTACCAAACTGTAATCTGATAATAATAACGTTCCGAAAAATCCACCAAAAGCTGATGCGCCCATAATTAACAACGCAACTCCTAAACTTGCGCCAGAACTCAATCCTAAGACAAAAGGTCCAGCAAGTGGATTTCTGAATAATGTTTGCATCAATAATCCGCTTAGCGACAATCCAAAACCGACCAAAACTGCTGCAATGGCTTTTGGAAATCGAATGTCTAAAATGGTAATTCGCCACGTTTCTTTGTCAATTTCGCCACCTGTAAATGCTGCAAAAATTCCTTTCAACGGAATCGCTACTGAACCCAAACTAATATTAATCAGAAAACAACTAATCAATACAATACTGAGAATGATAAACGTGAGACGATATGATTTTTGAGTTGGCAAAAAATTATTTTAAAGGTTTAAAAAAGTAAGGTTCATAGTTTGGTAAAACTTCAGGATGTATTGCTTTTATGATGTCTTTTAGAACAATATCTGGTCGTGTTGGTGCCAATTCATAATAGATGGTTCCGCCAGTTTCTCCAAGCGTATTTGCCGCACTAAATATTTTTTTATTTTTAAAAGGAGCAAATTGTGCATAATGTTTGCTTGCTTCTCCCATTTCTTTATAACTTTTATAATGGTTTGGACCAATCCAAATTTCTGCTTCACTTGCTTTGTCTAAAACACTTTCTAAACTTAACGATAAACTTCCCGTTCCTTCAGAAGTTGACCAAATATAATCGGCATTTGCATCTTTCAAAAACTGCGCTTGAAAACTTTCGCCTGCAGGCAAATACCAAATATCTTTATACATTGCACCACTTAAAATAGTTGGTTTCGTAGTAGCTTTTTGCGCTAATTCTTTAGCTTCATTGTAATTTTCTTCAATCGCGTTAAAAACTTCGATAGCTTTTGCTTCTTTTTGGAAAAATGGTGCGAAAAATCGAATCCATTCAGCTCTTCCTAAAGGTGTTTTCTCTGTCCAATCGCCATTATAAACCACAGGAATATTCGCTTTTTGAATCGTTTTATACGTCGGATTAGTATTATTGATAGAAAAACCAATCACAAGTTCTGGTTGTAAATCAATCAATAATTCAATATTAATTTGATCGTTTTGCCCAATATCTTTTACGCTTCCAGCATCAATCAATGCGCGTGTTTTTTCAGAAGAAATATAACTAGTATCAGGAAAACCAACCAACGTTTTTTCTGCGCCAAGCATTTCCAACATTGGAATGTGCGTTGTAGAAGTTACTACAATGCGTTCAACTGGCGTCAACACAATTGCGTCATACGCGTCACGATCTAACACAATTGAAGCCGCTTTTTCTCTCGGAATTAACGCATATGTAAAATCTTTGTCAGCATCTGGCCAAGGTGAAAATACTTTTATAAGTGTGATATTTCCTTGTTTTTTAATCGTAAACCCCTTTGCATGTGAAATTGCATTCGTTGTTTTTTCAGTAACAGCAGGAGTTGGCAATTTGTTCTGAGGAGTTTCTTTCTTTTCCGTTTTACACGAAAAAATAAAAACACAGAAAAGGAAAAATAGGTAGTAAATAGATTTGAATTGTTGCATGATAGGTTAAGTTAAATTTCTTCAAAAGTAATATTATTTCATCTTTTAGTAGATAGATATTAAAGAATGTTTATTTTTGCGCCGAATTTTGGTTTCGAACCTACGTTAAGTATGCTCGAATTAAAAGGGAATCAAGTGAAAAAGCAACACGCTTTCATTCTTGAACTGTTCCCGCAACTGTAAGCATGTACTGGAAATTTTTTCAGTACCTCATTTTCAACAATGAGTTGTTATAACTACATGACCACTGAGTATTCGGGAAGGTATATAACAAATTGCAAGTCAGGAGACCTGCCACATTTCGCAATTAATGTCAAACTTTCGGGATAAGAGTTTGCGTATGGAAACCCATACTTTATTCCCATAAAACGAAAACAAATGAAAAAAACAGTACTATCTGTTAGTGCTTTGTTATTGGCGTGTACTTCGGTATTTGCACAACAGCAAGACGAAAAAGAACAATTGGATGAAGTTGTCATTTCAGATTCACGACATGCATTGAAACGTGAAAATTCTGGAAAAACCGTGATTACGATTTCTAGCGAAGAAATTACAAAGAATCAAGGAAAAACAGTTGCCGAAGTTATCAATACCAAAAGTGGAATTGAAATTTTGGGAAGTAGAAGTAACGCAGGACAAAACTTGAGTTATTTTGTGCGTGGCGGAAACAACCGACAAGTATTAATTTTGATTGATGGAATTCAGGTAAATGATCCTTCTTCTATTGCAAATGATTTCGATTTACGTTTGTTAGCATTGGATCAAATTGAATCTATCGAAATTGTAAAAGGTGCTTCGAGTACGCTCTACGGAAGTGGCGCGGCAACAGCAGTTATCAGTATTACAACTAAAAAAGCTTCGGAAGATTCGATTGCGTTGCGTGTGAATAGTTCTTTTGGAACGAATCAATCACAAGACGATTCCGATTATAATGTGAATGATTTTTCAAATAGTGTTCGAGTTGATGGAACTGCTGATAAATTGACATATGTTGTTGGTTTTGGTCATCAAAATACAGACGGATTATCTGCTGTTATTGGAAAAGAAAGCGATCGTTTTTCAAGAATCAATACAAATGTGAAGCTTGGATATAAATTTTCTAATGCTTTTGAAGCAAGTATTTTTGGAACTTTAGATAAATTTAAAAGTGATTATGATAATTCATTTCCAATAGCTGATGCTGATTTTACAAGTGAAAGCGAACAATTTCGTTTCGGAATCGCTCCAAAATACACCTACAAAAATGGTAGTGTAACGTTAAATGCGGCGTATACTAAAATTGATCGTGAGTTTAAATCAAATTTTCCATCTACGTTTGAAGGTGAAACAATTGCATTGGATATTTACAACAAATACGACTTCAATAACAAGTTTTACACTGTTGTTGGATTGAATTATATTGACAATCAAACTGAATTTATTGAAGAAAAATCTTCTTCAATTGTAGATCCATATGTAAATGTTGTCTATGTTTCTGAAGTTGGATTGAATGTAAACGCTGGCGCGCGAATGAACAATCATAGCGAATACGGAAGTCACTTTACGTACAATTTGAATCCATCGTACAGAATGCCATTCGGAAAAGGATATGCAAAAGTATTCGGTTCATATAGTACATCATTTATTGCGCCTTCATTGTCGCAATTATTTGGAAATTTTGGAGCAAATCCAGATTTAGCACCAGAAGAAAACACAACATTAGAAGGTGGAGTAGAAGTGAAGTTGTCTGATAATTTACGTCTAAGCGCTGTTTATTTCAACAGAAAAGAAGAAAATTTCATTGATTATGTAGTGACTGATTTTACTACGTTTGCAGGCGAATATCAAAATATTTCTGATGAGTTTACCGTAAATGGTTTCGAATTTGAAGTTACGGCTACGCCAATTGAAAATTTAACTGTGAACGCAAATTATACATTTACTGAGAAAAAAGATGTAAAGGTATTGCGAATTCCTAAGCACAAAGCAAACTTAAATGTTGCATATGCGTTTACGTCAAAAACAAATGCTGGTTTGTCATACCAATTTACATCAGATCGTTTGGATACAGATTTCTCAACATTTCAAGATGTAACCTTGGATTCTTTCAACTTGATTGGCGCAAATGTGAATCATCAATTTAGCAAGCATTTAAGTGGGTTTTTAACCGTTTCAAATATCTTTAATGAAGAGTATACAGAAATTATAGGATTTACTACAAGAGGAACAAACGTTCGCGTTGGATTTTCTTTGAATCTATAATGCTTATTTGATAGATTACATAAAGTTCAAACATAAAAAAAACGCTTCTAATTTCTTAGAAGCGTTTTTTGTGTTTTATAAATATCTCGACTGAGATCGATGTTACAAATTATAATATTAGTTCATAATCAATTTATGATTTTGTAATCCGTCGTCGCTATCGCCAACTTTTAAATCGATATACATACGATCTCCAGTAATTCTGAGCAATTTTGTATCTGTAATTGCTTCAATAGGAACTATTTTAGTTTGGTTGAAGTTTAATGGTCTTCCAGCCGCAGCGATATCTGCCAAAGCAGCTGCTAGTAAAGGTTCGTTTTCATCTCCTAGAACTCCTAAATTGGTTAAATCTTCTGAAAGTACAATATCTGGATTCAATCCATCTGTATAGTCTGAAAAACCTGCGCTATTTTCCAAGCGAGAAATTAACGGTTGCATTGCCCATTTGTGATTTGTATTCAATTGAGAATCGCCAAATGTCCAAGAAGGCGAATCGTATAAAGAAACGGAAGCTTCATTTTTTCCTCTTGACGTTGTTCCTATTTGTCTTACATCAATATAAGGTTCTAATGAATTAATCATTAATTCGCTTGCAGAAGCTGAACTTCCTGTAGTTAACACATATACTTTGGTTAAGTTTAGGCTGTTAATTGCCGCGCCAGTACTTAGTGAATTGGTGAAATACCGATTTTCTTGTTCGTCCGTTAGCTGTGGCTGAATTTTATCATTGTAACGGAATTTTGTAAACAATTGTCCATCAAACTGTCCTGTAACCATACTTCCCAATCGTATAGCTGTACTTACGAATCCTCCTGGATTGTACCGAAAATCTAATACTAATTCGGTTACGCCTTGTCCTTGAAAATCTGCGAAAGCAGCATTTAATTGTGTATCAAAGTCTGAAATAAATTGATTGTACATGATGTATCCAACTTTTTTTGGACCGACATCAATGGTTGCAGTTACCAAAATAGGATTTTCTGTAATGTTTGTTTTTGTTAGATCGATGTTTCTTCCGTTAGGAGAAAAAGAACGAACGCCGTTAGTTACAGTTAAATCCGCTAAATTGAATGTGTACGATGTAGGATCTAATAAATCTAAATTGTTATCTGTTTCAGAATTATAGAATAAACTTGTTCCGTTTACAGCATATACAATATCTCCACGACGAATATCTTTTCCGTCTGCATCTGAGTTTGGTACAATGTAACGCACATATCCAATAACTTCGGAGCTTCCACTATTTAAAAAGATGTACCGAATGTCAACACCATTTGATTCTGAAGTTCCTTGCTGCGAATTTTGTAAGATATCATAATCACTTACAATGACACTAAAACGATCATCTGGATCACGTAAATGTTCAAATAAATCGGCAGGATTTGGGTAACTGTTTAAAAAAGAAATGTAATTTTCACTGTTATCTAGCTTACTATCGGCTAAATCGGTTACTTCACCTTGCCAAAAATACCATAGATTTAATCCTTTCCAAACAAAGTCTTGCACTTCTAAATCAGATGATACACTAAACAGATTATCATCTTGATCTGTACAACTTATGGTAACTACAGAAGCAGCAACGAATAGGAAGAGCAATTTTTTTATATTCATAATTTTCTTTATCATAGCGGTGTCTTACTTTGGGTTTACTTTTATAAACACTAAAAATAGCGACATTATTGTAAAATAAAAAGTATTTGTAACAAATTCGTAACTCGTTCGTCTTCCTTATAACCAACCGAAATTAAGTATTGTCATTATGAAACAGGCAGATTTTTTACATATGATATTGCCTTTTAAAGACAAATTGTACCGATTGGCAAAGCGGTTGCTAGTTTCCAGTGAAGAAGCTGAAGACGCAACTCAAGAAGTATTATTGAAATTATGGTCGAAAAAAACGAAGATTGAAACGTATACTAATGTAGAAGCTTTTGCAATGACAATGACTAAAAATTACTGTTTGGACAAATTAAAATCAAAGCAAGCAAGCAATTTAAAGTTAGTTCACAGTAATTATACAGATGAAAATACATCGTTAGAACGAGAATTAGAATTAAAAGATAGTGTCAATTTTGTTCATGAAATTATGAATCAATTACCAGATCAGCAAAAAATCATTATTCAACTCAGAGATATTGAGCAATATGATTTTGAAGAAATTGCAAAAGTGGTAAATATGAATCCAACCGCAATACGCGTAGCATTATCAAGAGCAAGAAAGTACATAAGAGAAGAACTCACAAAAAAACACAACTATGGAGTTAGTTAACATAGAAAAATTATTAGAGAAGTATTTCGAAGCAACAACAACGGTTCAAGAAGAACAAGAGTTACAGCTGTATTTCACGCAAGAAAATGTGGCGCCGCATTTGCAAGAGTATCAGTCAATGTTTCAGCACTTTGCTAATTTAAAAGAAGAACGATTTACACGCAATGTTCCATTAAAACCTAGAAAAAACTATTTAAAATGGATTTCTGTTGCCGCCGTATTTGTTCTTATGAGTGGAATTGCAATTACACAGTTAGGTAGAACATCATCTTCAGAAAAAGATGAAGCACTTTTAGCGTATGCACAGTTCAAAGAAACAATGACACTAGTTTCTGAAAATTTTAATAGCGGAGCAAGTCAAATCAATCATTTAAATCAATTTACAGAAACAACAAACAAAATTTTTATAACAGAAAACAATTAAGATATGAGAAAAATAGCAATTTTAGTAATGTTAATGGTAATACCATTCATTACATTCGGACAAGATATTTTTGAAAAATATGCTGATA from Kordia antarctica encodes the following:
- a CDS encoding ABC-F family ATP-binding cassette domain-containing protein, producing MISVDNIAVEFSGTTLFSDVNFVINENDKIALMGKNGAGKSTMMKIVAGAQTATRGKVNSPKDTVIAYLPQHLLMEDDCTVFDEASKAFQQIFTMRDQMEKLNKELETRTDYESDAYMKIIEQVSELGEQFYALEEINYDAEVEKALKGLGFKQDDFQRMTSEFSGGWRMRIELAKILLQKPDLILLDEPTNHIDIESVIWLEDFLVNKANAVMVISHDRAFIDNITNRTIEVTMGRIYDYKANYSHYIQLRADRRTHQIKAYQEQQRYIADNQTFIDRFKGTFSKTNQVASRVRMLEKLQIIEIDEVDNSALKLKFPPAPRSGDYPIIVEELTKKYDDHIVFKNASFSIARGEKVSFVGRNGEGKSTMIKSILGEIEQEGKCTLGHNVKVGYFAQNQASLLDQDLTIFQTVDDVAKGDVRTQIKNILGQFMFKGDDIDKKVSVLSGGEKTRLAMVKLLLEPVNLLILDEPTNHLDLRSKDILKDALKAFDGTLILVSHDRDFLQGLSQKVFEFKEKRVLEHFETIDAFLERNRIKSIKEIDLKA
- a CDS encoding FecCD family ABC transporter permease; protein product: MPTQKSYRLTFIILSIVLISCFLINISLGSVAIPLKGIFAAFTGGEIDKETWRITILDIRFPKAIAAVLVGFGLSLSGLLMQTLFRNPLAGPFVLGLSSGASLGVALLIMGASAFGGFFGTLLLSDYSLVIAASLGSFLVLLTVIAVSYRVKDTMSILIIGLMFGSITGAIVSVLTYFSDADELKQFMMWTLGSLGNLDWEELSILGSLIVAGIGLSIVSIKSLNAFLLGENYARSLGINIKTSRYIIIIATSFMAGSCTAFVGPIAFIGLAVPHITRLFFNTTNHKILVPSVCLIGAILMLICDSIAQVPFSEITLPINAITSIIGAPVVIWLLVRKRKMIF
- a CDS encoding ABC transporter substrate-binding protein encodes the protein MQQFKSIYYLFFLFCVFIFSCKTEKKETPQNKLPTPAVTEKTTNAISHAKGFTIKKQGNITLIKVFSPWPDADKDFTYALIPREKAASIVLDRDAYDAIVLTPVERIVVTSTTHIPMLEMLGAEKTLVGFPDTSYISSEKTRALIDAGSVKDIGQNDQINIELLIDLQPELVIGFSINNTNPTYKTIQKANIPVVYNGDWTEKTPLGRAEWIRFFAPFFQKEAKAIEVFNAIEENYNEAKELAQKATTKPTILSGAMYKDIWYLPAGESFQAQFLKDANADYIWSTSEGTGSLSLSLESVLDKASEAEIWIGPNHYKSYKEMGEASKHYAQFAPFKNKKIFSAANTLGETGGTIYYELAPTRPDIVLKDIIKAIHPEVLPNYEPYFFKPLK
- a CDS encoding TonB-dependent receptor plug domain-containing protein, whose translation is MKKTVLSVSALLLACTSVFAQQQDEKEQLDEVVISDSRHALKRENSGKTVITISSEEITKNQGKTVAEVINTKSGIEILGSRSNAGQNLSYFVRGGNNRQVLILIDGIQVNDPSSIANDFDLRLLALDQIESIEIVKGASSTLYGSGAATAVISITTKKASEDSIALRVNSSFGTNQSQDDSDYNVNDFSNSVRVDGTADKLTYVVGFGHQNTDGLSAVIGKESDRFSRINTNVKLGYKFSNAFEASIFGTLDKFKSDYDNSFPIADADFTSESEQFRFGIAPKYTYKNGSVTLNAAYTKIDREFKSNFPSTFEGETIALDIYNKYDFNNKFYTVVGLNYIDNQTEFIEEKSSSIVDPYVNVVYVSEVGLNVNAGARMNNHSEYGSHFTYNLNPSYRMPFGKGYAKVFGSYSTSFIAPSLSQLFGNFGANPDLAPEENTTLEGGVEVKLSDNLRLSAVYFNRKEENFIDYVVTDFTTFAGEYQNISDEFTVNGFEFEVTATPIENLTVNANYTFTEKKDVKVLRIPKHKANLNVAYAFTSKTNAGLSYQFTSDRLDTDFSTFQDVTLDSFNLIGANVNHQFSKHLSGFLTVSNIFNEEYTEIIGFTTRGTNVRVGFSLNL
- a CDS encoding S41 family peptidase encodes the protein MNIKKLLFLFVAASVVTISCTDQDDNLFSVSSDLEVQDFVWKGLNLWYFWQGEVTDLADSKLDNSENYISFLNSYPNPADLFEHLRDPDDRFSVIVSDYDILQNSQQGTSESNGVDIRYIFLNSGSSEVIGYVRYIVPNSDADGKDIRRGDIVYAVNGTSLFYNSETDNNLDLLDPTSYTFNLADLTVTNGVRSFSPNGRNIDLTKTNITENPILVTATIDVGPKKVGYIMYNQFISDFDTQLNAAFADFQGQGVTELVLDFRYNPGGFVSTAIRLGSMVTGQFDGQLFTKFRYNDKIQPQLTDEQENRYFTNSLSTGAAINSLNLTKVYVLTTGSSASASELMINSLEPYIDVRQIGTTSRGKNEASVSLYDSPSWTFGDSQLNTNHKWAMQPLISRLENSAGFSDYTDGLNPDIVLSEDLTNLGVLGDENEPLLAAALADIAAAGRPLNFNQTKIVPIEAITDTKLLRITGDRMYIDLKVGDSDDGLQNHKLIMN
- a CDS encoding RNA polymerase sigma factor, coding for MKQADFLHMILPFKDKLYRLAKRLLVSSEEAEDATQEVLLKLWSKKTKIETYTNVEAFAMTMTKNYCLDKLKSKQASNLKLVHSNYTDENTSLERELELKDSVNFVHEIMNQLPDQQKIIIQLRDIEQYDFEEIAKVVNMNPTAIRVALSRARKYIREELTKKHNYGVS